The proteins below are encoded in one region of Amycolatopsis acidiphila:
- a CDS encoding helix-turn-helix transcriptional regulator produces the protein MGNVNNIGRLWSVEDVSNYLGIPVATLYQWRSKGYGPAGRRMGKYVRYRPEDVKSWVDGLAEEVA, from the coding sequence GTGGGCAACGTGAACAACATCGGGCGGCTGTGGAGCGTGGAGGACGTGTCCAACTACCTGGGTATCCCCGTGGCGACGCTCTACCAGTGGCGCAGCAAAGGGTACGGACCCGCCGGCCGGAGGATGGGCAAGTACGTCCGCTACCGGCCGGAGGACGTGAAGTCCTGGGTTGACGGGTTGGCTGAGGAGGTGGCCTGA
- a CDS encoding GntR family transcriptional regulator: protein MVLQDHSSPEEEEPPKGQPGGQPGYVYEWMAAQLAARIVSGELPAHTPLPSERDLAAEYGVSLGTARHATRILRYRGLLVTVRSKGTYVAKRRT, encoded by the coding sequence ATGGTGCTCCAGGACCACTCGTCACCTGAGGAGGAAGAACCACCGAAGGGGCAGCCGGGTGGTCAGCCGGGTTACGTCTACGAGTGGATGGCTGCTCAGTTGGCCGCTCGCATCGTGTCCGGCGAACTACCTGCGCACACTCCACTCCCCAGTGAACGGGATCTGGCAGCCGAGTACGGCGTGTCCCTGGGAACGGCGCGGCACGCCACGCGGATTCTCCGGTATCGCGGACTGCTGGTCACGGTCCGATCCAAGGGGACCTACGTGGCGAAACGCAGGACTTAG
- a CDS encoding replication initiator, with translation MSEGTRAQRMRLPLSTEVMKATAEKYGVCVRPFTMEVGDPDTGELRYVAVPCGSTVESVCAPCAKKAKALRMVQCREGWHLTEEPDFTSAPPTDDQKELMAFRADLVARYREAVETGEEGQADELREEIRGVDDELRQLGMRGRLPSPDLPGKGPKKRSTKRRQDAPNLPRRKVAKTTVGREYAGKFRPSMFVTLTCDTYGRVRDDGTPVDMTTYDYRRAARDAVHFSSLVDRWWQNLRRVVGWDVQYFATVEPQKRAAPHLHTALRGSIPHEVVRQVTEATYHQVWWPNHDQPVYGGEHLPVWDMRSKSFVDPQTRAPLRQWEDAIEDVEEPAHVVTFGRQVHSKGILGGTEEAGRHIGYLTKYLTKSTGEVVEATSARQREHHDRLHAELSITPCSPRCAVWLLYGIQPLGATSRTTPGHCKGRTHRRTTLGLPGRRVLVSRKWSGKTLVDHKADRKAFVRDMLAGVGIEKPEVDTSRLIWRKVDPGDRDAPPRAHLLMRAIAERITWKAEYDRALLAASPPGEPETSATQQAA, from the coding sequence ATGAGTGAGGGAACCCGCGCTCAGCGGATGCGGCTGCCGCTGTCGACGGAGGTCATGAAGGCCACCGCCGAGAAGTACGGCGTCTGTGTCCGGCCGTTCACCATGGAGGTCGGCGACCCCGACACCGGCGAACTCCGCTACGTCGCCGTGCCCTGTGGCTCGACGGTCGAGAGCGTCTGTGCACCGTGCGCCAAGAAGGCGAAGGCGCTGCGGATGGTCCAGTGCCGCGAAGGCTGGCACCTGACCGAAGAACCGGACTTCACCTCGGCCCCGCCCACCGACGATCAGAAGGAGTTGATGGCCTTCCGGGCTGACCTCGTGGCGCGGTATCGGGAGGCGGTGGAGACCGGGGAGGAGGGCCAGGCGGACGAGTTGCGCGAGGAGATCCGGGGCGTCGACGACGAACTTCGGCAACTCGGCATGCGCGGCCGCCTGCCCTCACCGGACCTGCCCGGCAAGGGACCGAAGAAGCGGTCGACCAAGCGGCGGCAGGACGCACCCAACCTACCTCGACGGAAGGTCGCCAAAACCACCGTGGGGCGGGAGTACGCGGGCAAGTTCCGGCCCTCGATGTTCGTCACCCTGACCTGCGACACCTACGGGCGGGTCCGCGACGACGGAACCCCAGTCGACATGACGACCTACGACTACCGGCGGGCCGCCCGCGACGCCGTGCACTTCTCCTCGCTCGTGGATCGGTGGTGGCAGAACCTGCGCCGCGTCGTGGGGTGGGACGTGCAGTACTTCGCCACCGTCGAGCCACAGAAGCGGGCCGCCCCGCATTTGCACACCGCGCTGCGCGGCTCCATCCCCCATGAGGTCGTCCGGCAGGTCACCGAAGCCACCTACCACCAAGTGTGGTGGCCCAACCATGACCAGCCCGTCTATGGCGGGGAGCACCTGCCGGTGTGGGACATGCGGTCGAAGTCCTTTGTAGACCCGCAGACGCGGGCACCGTTGCGGCAGTGGGAGGACGCGATAGAGGACGTGGAGGAACCCGCGCACGTGGTGACCTTCGGGCGGCAGGTGCACTCCAAGGGCATCCTCGGCGGCACGGAGGAGGCCGGGCGGCACATCGGGTACTTGACCAAGTACCTCACCAAGTCGACGGGTGAGGTGGTCGAGGCCACGAGTGCGAGGCAGCGGGAGCACCACGACCGGCTGCATGCCGAGCTGTCGATCACCCCGTGTTCGCCTCGGTGTGCGGTGTGGCTGCTGTACGGGATCCAGCCCCTCGGCGCGACCAGCCGCACGACTCCAGGGCACTGCAAGGGGCGGACGCACCGCCGGACCACGCTGGGCTTGCCTGGTCGCCGGGTGCTGGTGTCGCGCAAGTGGTCCGGCAAGACCCTGGTCGACCACAAGGCCGACCGCAAGGCGTTCGTCCGGGACATGCTCGCGGGCGTCGGGATCGAGAAGCCGGAGGTTGACACCTCGCGGCTGATCTGGCGCAAGGTCGACCCCGGCGATCGGGACGCGCCGCCACGTGCGCACCTGCTCATGCGGGCCATCGCCGAGCGGATCACGTGGAAGGCCGAGTACGACCGGGCGCTACTGGCCGCGAGTCCACCAGGGGAGCCAGAAACTTCGGCAACTCAGCAAGCGGCCTGA
- the iolB gene encoding 5-deoxy-glucuronate isomerase, translating to MKLYREAGSTAEGPFDVVVTPESAGWGYSGLRVLELDGAETVTTGEFEMLVLPLSGSCAVQVDGESFELAGRTGVFDAVTDFAYGPRDTEVTITGRGRFALPAAKTEKTLPARYGPAENVPSELRGAGNCSRQVNNYCLPQTFDADQLLVCEVLTPGGNWSSYPPHKHDEPREGESVLEEIYYFEVADGGMGYQRVYGTADRPIDVLAEVHTGDVVLIPHGWHGPSMAAPGYDLYYLNVMAGPGQERAWLICDDPAHGWVRRTWESQEVDPRLPFGRKS from the coding sequence ATGAAGTTGTATCGCGAGGCGGGCAGCACCGCCGAAGGACCGTTCGACGTCGTCGTCACGCCAGAGTCCGCGGGCTGGGGCTACTCCGGCCTCCGGGTGCTGGAGCTGGACGGCGCGGAAACCGTGACGACCGGCGAGTTCGAGATGCTCGTACTGCCGCTGTCCGGTAGCTGCGCGGTCCAGGTGGACGGCGAAAGCTTCGAACTGGCCGGACGCACCGGCGTGTTCGACGCGGTCACGGATTTCGCTTATGGGCCAAGGGATACCGAGGTCACCATCACCGGTCGCGGCCGGTTCGCCCTGCCCGCGGCCAAGACGGAGAAAACGCTTCCCGCGCGCTACGGCCCGGCCGAGAACGTGCCGTCGGAGCTGCGCGGTGCCGGCAACTGCAGCCGTCAGGTCAACAACTACTGCCTGCCCCAGACGTTCGACGCCGACCAGTTGCTCGTCTGCGAGGTGCTCACGCCCGGCGGCAACTGGTCCTCCTACCCGCCGCACAAGCACGACGAGCCGCGCGAGGGCGAGAGCGTGCTGGAGGAGATCTACTACTTCGAGGTCGCCGACGGCGGCATGGGCTACCAGCGCGTGTACGGCACGGCGGACCGGCCGATCGACGTCCTGGCCGAGGTCCACACCGGGGACGTCGTGCTGATCCCGCACGGCTGGCACGGGCCGTCGATGGCCGCGCCCGGCTACGACCTCTACTACCTCAACGTGATGGCCGGTCCCGGCCAGGAGCGGGCCTGGCTGATCTGCGACGACCCGGCCCACGGCTGGGTGCGCCGGACCTGGGAGTCCCAGGAGGTCGACCCGCGCCTGCCGTTCGGGAGGAAGTCATGA
- a CDS encoding GntR family transcriptional regulator, producing MSIGYRELASTLRDAIQKGDYGPDTTLPKQEELAAEYGVNVNTVRKAIGVLEAEGLVTPIRRRGTVVRARPPMKRLGADRYAKSKWKYGDTVAFIADREASGREWKPTDQTQTVNKVVADKEIADALGVMVGSPVYERARLVRDAGHPTHTLTSYYRPADVEGTRLVDPTPGPAGRGGGFLVLTLQGLEPDTITETFYSRMPTPAEVEQLELPAGEPVMILQRRTFTEDGRVIEFARGVHAASRFSWSYTFKIPD from the coding sequence GTGAGCATCGGGTACCGAGAGCTGGCCTCGACCCTGCGCGATGCGATCCAGAAGGGCGACTACGGCCCGGACACGACGCTGCCCAAGCAGGAGGAGCTTGCCGCCGAGTACGGGGTCAACGTCAACACCGTCCGCAAGGCCATTGGCGTCCTGGAGGCTGAAGGGCTGGTCACTCCGATCCGCCGTCGTGGCACCGTCGTCCGTGCCCGGCCGCCCATGAAGCGCCTTGGTGCCGACAGGTATGCGAAGAGCAAGTGGAAGTACGGCGACACGGTCGCGTTCATCGCAGACCGCGAGGCATCCGGGCGTGAGTGGAAGCCCACCGACCAGACCCAGACCGTGAACAAGGTCGTCGCGGACAAGGAGATAGCGGACGCCCTGGGCGTCATGGTCGGCTCGCCCGTGTACGAGCGCGCCCGCCTGGTCAGGGACGCAGGACACCCGACCCACACGCTGACCAGCTACTACCGTCCCGCTGATGTCGAGGGCACCCGGTTGGTCGACCCCACTCCCGGCCCGGCCGGCCGAGGCGGCGGCTTCCTGGTGTTGACACTTCAGGGGCTGGAGCCCGACACCATCACCGAGACCTTCTACTCGCGCATGCCCACCCCGGCCGAGGTCGAACAGCTCGAACTTCCCGCCGGTGAGCCGGTGATGATCCTGCAACGCCGCACGTTCACCGAAGACGGTCGCGTGATCGAGTTCGCCCGAGGCGTGCACGCCGCGAGCCGCTTCTCCTGGTCGTATACCTTCAAGATTCCCGACTGA
- a CDS encoding YdcF family protein, whose amino-acid sequence MPERSTHIPDELRTDVETLWNYHDMHHELRPTDVGIGLGSHDLGVATYTAELYHQGMFPLIVFTGANAPTTIERFPRGEAVHYREEALRLGVPDEAILIETEAGNTGDNITLTRRLLEERDIKVRSVTLISRPYQQRRAYATCKKLWPQVDVVCASRPQPLDEYVESIGDVDRVINMLVGDTQRITVYAERGYSIAQRMSQSVLFAFQRLSQAGYTKRLIA is encoded by the coding sequence ATGCCCGAGCGTTCGACCCACATCCCGGACGAGCTACGCACCGACGTCGAAACGCTCTGGAACTACCACGACATGCACCACGAGCTCCGGCCCACCGACGTCGGCATCGGACTCGGCAGCCACGACCTCGGCGTCGCGACCTACACCGCCGAGCTGTACCACCAGGGCATGTTCCCGCTCATCGTCTTCACCGGGGCGAACGCCCCCACGACGATCGAGCGCTTCCCGCGGGGCGAAGCCGTCCACTACCGCGAAGAGGCTTTACGGCTCGGCGTCCCCGACGAGGCGATCCTCATCGAGACCGAGGCGGGCAACACTGGGGACAACATCACTCTCACCCGGCGACTGCTGGAGGAGCGGGATATCAAGGTCCGGTCCGTGACGCTGATCAGCCGTCCGTACCAGCAGCGCAGAGCGTACGCGACCTGTAAGAAGCTCTGGCCCCAGGTCGACGTCGTTTGCGCGTCTCGGCCGCAGCCGTTGGATGAGTACGTCGAGTCCATTGGGGATGTGGACCGGGTGATCAACATGCTCGTCGGGGATACGCAGAGGATTACGGTCTACGCGGAGCGTGGCTATTCGATAGCGCAACGCATGTCCCAGTCGGTTCTCTTCGCCTTCCAAAGACTTTCCCAAGCTGGGTACACGAAGCGACTAATAGCCTAA
- a CDS encoding PASTA domain-containing protein, with protein MRGHRPVTEVPDVVGLGAEDACDIVRRAGLVPRGPEGEAEPAPGIVVAQAPIAPAGAEQGSEVVLWTQLGPGSGADTTPPPRPESALLPA; from the coding sequence ATGCGCGGACATCGTCCGGTGACCGAGGTACCCGACGTGGTGGGGTTGGGCGCCGAGGACGCCTGCGACATCGTCCGCCGCGCCGGGCTGGTGCCGCGCGGGCCCGAGGGCGAGGCCGAGCCGGCCCCCGGCATCGTCGTCGCGCAGGCGCCCATCGCGCCCGCGGGTGCTGAGCAGGGCAGCGAGGTCGTCCTCTGGACCCAGCTCGGCCCCGGTTCCGGTGCCGACACCACCCCGCCGCCCCGGCCCGAATCCGCGCTCCTGCCTGCCTGA
- a CDS encoding DUF6119 family protein translates to MSSKRSNNAIWKLVVEDDETPVQTVDHILSRYSELRKGNPSQYQKLEQIQTDQPFASVELQLWVRSAWSRGLLPFLKSYLASEEDEEKFFRSSLDVCLFIATKSSLFAITSGNGYRILSDYVDYSFAFDTAKKLIANNFKEADVREITGPRTGRTETYRYGYSISKSESFGKVWKRLVGRLDSTRLGPKSYLRAIIDPNRPPALELKSSFVLRKSLDLRQLISLVHELEALPEPTKEHALELSFLDSLYPVKPKGHREQLNRRLIEEFRLYLVEGKSIDLDICDPEDVAQYYAGTSFKLGRWPILAADPPEKEHLRNILLDKLRVEILEDSRLFYEKVKSMRLSYLPADEDNESHRVVHELHKYFHAQVQSNGDTYFLLDKIWYRSQGTFLENLKTDFLEETFDAPDRILLSDLPGKKPWTAKDEDGFNRNQATAENYYYGDKIFAVSDRGKIELFDLLLQDQASGVLYVIQVKDGFDAKMRDACSQIATAADVIESDLKHEKSQLRAYYKEWAANAENSSSTLTEEQFLALFDAQERCYVVLAATKTDFTRETFETELPSHIARREVITTRQELKGKGITFRLVHTKKGAATNVQK, encoded by the coding sequence GTGAGTTCAAAACGATCGAACAACGCGATCTGGAAGTTGGTCGTCGAAGACGACGAAACACCCGTGCAAACTGTCGATCATATCCTTTCTCGGTATTCCGAACTCAGAAAAGGTAATCCATCGCAGTACCAAAAGCTTGAGCAGATCCAAACTGATCAACCGTTTGCATCTGTTGAACTGCAACTCTGGGTTCGATCAGCCTGGTCACGTGGATTGCTGCCTTTCCTGAAGAGTTACCTAGCCTCAGAAGAGGACGAAGAAAAGTTCTTCCGCAGTTCGCTTGATGTATGCCTTTTCATCGCAACCAAAAGCTCGCTATTTGCGATCACATCTGGCAACGGGTATAGAATCCTAAGCGATTACGTAGATTACAGCTTCGCCTTCGATACCGCGAAAAAGCTGATAGCAAACAATTTTAAAGAAGCTGATGTCAGGGAGATTACCGGGCCGCGGACAGGCAGGACAGAAACTTATCGATATGGATATTCGATCTCAAAGAGCGAGTCATTTGGCAAGGTTTGGAAGCGACTCGTTGGTCGTCTCGATAGCACCAGGCTCGGACCGAAGAGTTACCTCCGTGCGATTATCGACCCCAATAGGCCTCCCGCGCTGGAGTTAAAGTCCTCCTTCGTGCTCAGGAAAAGCCTAGATCTACGGCAACTAATCTCGCTTGTGCATGAACTAGAGGCACTCCCTGAGCCTACAAAGGAACATGCTCTCGAGCTCTCGTTTCTCGACAGTCTGTATCCCGTTAAGCCTAAAGGGCATAGGGAGCAGCTAAATAGACGACTAATCGAGGAATTTCGATTGTATTTGGTCGAGGGCAAAAGCATTGATCTCGACATCTGCGATCCAGAAGATGTGGCCCAGTACTATGCTGGAACCAGCTTCAAGCTCGGCAGGTGGCCCATACTAGCTGCCGATCCACCAGAGAAAGAACACCTCAGAAATATCTTACTGGACAAACTTCGGGTGGAAATTTTAGAGGACTCGCGACTCTTCTACGAAAAGGTTAAGTCGATGCGACTTAGCTATCTTCCTGCCGATGAAGACAACGAATCGCATCGAGTCGTGCACGAGTTGCACAAGTACTTCCACGCTCAGGTGCAATCTAATGGTGATACCTATTTTTTGCTAGACAAGATCTGGTACCGCAGCCAAGGAACGTTCCTTGAAAACCTCAAGACTGACTTTCTGGAAGAGACCTTTGATGCGCCGGACCGGATATTGTTGAGTGATCTTCCAGGAAAGAAGCCCTGGACTGCCAAGGATGAGGACGGCTTCAACCGAAATCAGGCTACTGCGGAGAACTACTATTACGGTGACAAGATCTTTGCAGTCAGCGATAGGGGCAAGATCGAACTATTCGATCTGTTGTTACAGGATCAAGCCTCGGGCGTCCTCTACGTCATCCAGGTAAAGGACGGATTTGATGCCAAGATGCGGGACGCCTGCTCGCAGATTGCCACAGCGGCAGACGTGATTGAATCTGACCTGAAGCACGAAAAGTCTCAGCTTCGAGCTTACTACAAAGAGTGGGCCGCAAACGCCGAGAATTCAAGTTCTACTCTGACCGAAGAGCAATTCCTGGCACTATTCGACGCACAGGAAAGGTGTTACGTCGTACTAGCCGCGACGAAAACTGATTTCACTCGCGAAACCTTCGAAACAGAACTACCTTCACACATTGCAAGAAGGGAAGTCATAACGACCCGGCAGGAACTCAAGGGAAAAGGGATTACCTTCAGGCTAGTGCACACAAAAAAGGGTGCGGCGACGAATGTCCAGAAGTAG
- the iolC gene encoding 5-dehydro-2-deoxygluconokinase, whose product MSFDLVTMGRIGVDIYPLQTGVGLEDVTSFGKYLGGTATNVAVAAARYGQNSAVITKTGADPFGRFIHRALRGYGVDDRFVGTSEHLPTPVTFCEIFPPDDFPLYFYRFPQAPDLDLHPGDVDLDAVRSAKIFWVTGTGLSEEPSRSTTLAALEARGRRGITVLDLDYRPMFWKSREQAREWIGKALDHVTVAVGNLDECDTAVATREPSEAAKALRDRGISLAVVKQGPKGVLAVDDAGTVEVPPVPVEVVNGLGAGDAFGGALCHGLLAGWDVARIMRFANAAGSYVAGRLACSDAMPTEAQVLAKLEEVGSV is encoded by the coding sequence GTGAGCTTCGACCTCGTCACCATGGGCCGGATCGGGGTGGACATCTACCCGCTGCAGACCGGCGTCGGCCTGGAGGACGTGACCTCGTTCGGCAAGTACCTGGGCGGCACCGCCACGAACGTGGCCGTCGCGGCCGCGCGCTACGGGCAGAACTCGGCGGTGATCACGAAAACCGGCGCGGACCCGTTCGGCCGGTTCATCCACCGCGCGCTGCGGGGCTACGGCGTGGACGACCGGTTCGTCGGCACCAGCGAGCACCTGCCAACGCCCGTCACGTTCTGCGAGATCTTCCCGCCGGACGACTTTCCGCTGTACTTCTACCGTTTCCCGCAGGCGCCGGACCTGGATCTGCACCCCGGCGACGTCGACCTGGACGCGGTGCGCAGCGCGAAGATCTTCTGGGTCACCGGCACCGGCCTGTCCGAGGAGCCCAGCCGTTCGACGACGCTGGCTGCGCTGGAAGCCCGTGGCCGCCGCGGCATCACCGTGCTGGACCTGGACTACCGGCCGATGTTCTGGAAGTCCCGCGAGCAGGCCAGGGAATGGATCGGCAAAGCGCTCGATCACGTGACCGTCGCCGTCGGGAACCTCGACGAGTGCGACACCGCGGTCGCCACGCGCGAGCCCAGCGAAGCGGCGAAAGCTTTGCGAGACAGGGGAATCTCGCTCGCCGTCGTGAAGCAGGGGCCCAAGGGCGTGCTCGCGGTGGACGACGCCGGCACGGTGGAGGTGCCGCCGGTGCCGGTCGAGGTGGTCAACGGTCTGGGCGCAGGCGACGCCTTCGGTGGCGCGCTGTGTCACGGGCTGCTCGCCGGCTGGGACGTCGCACGGATCATGCGCTTCGCCAACGCCGCGGGGTCGTATGTGGCGGGCCGGCTCGCGTGCTCGGACGCCATGCCCACCGAAGCACAGGTCCTGGCGAAGCTCGAAGAGGTCGGGAGTGTCTGA
- a CDS encoding FtsK/SpoIIIE domain-containing protein, which produces MSAHTFGVLFLGGVGLAVVVWVLHKLGRALASIAEALAATAVVFIALWSLIRAFVWVVKEIVTHPRTSLTVVAVASWCLWLGWLSLVVTATVVTAGLLSWRRFHLVSFDQWAGGPLRSWWFRWAVYMPKLPGWLHACGLSVKDDTVPVDVTVTLVGCKKINRDQQESRVHVPRVRRVKSGASWDEVRVVLVPGQKPEDFDEAARALASARKVSRCQVREVGPNVVSLDFQRRDLLAAPVQCPPLDEGRVDLRRVWAGRTEYGQDWHLPLYGSGSHTLVAGASGAGKNSVMWCPLVSIAPAIRDGLVRVSGIDPKGMELAYGRDIFHRYAVTPADALEVLNDLVTAMDTRKREFAGRVRAVPVSTDNPLELVEFDEIGALTKYTDRKTREAIIEKVALLTTQGRALGFTVRGYVQEPTKETVPVRELFPRRICLRVTAKSHVGMVLGDQAYERGAWANRIGESEAGTGYVWGEGIREPLRVRAGWVPDETVKALEAFVAGGSVVSLPGFEGGVAA; this is translated from the coding sequence ATGAGCGCACACACCTTCGGAGTCCTGTTCCTCGGCGGCGTTGGCCTGGCGGTCGTGGTGTGGGTGCTGCACAAGCTCGGCCGTGCGCTCGCCTCGATCGCCGAAGCACTCGCGGCGACCGCCGTCGTGTTCATTGCCCTGTGGTCACTGATCAGGGCCTTCGTCTGGGTTGTCAAGGAGATCGTGACGCATCCTCGAACGAGTCTGACTGTCGTCGCTGTTGCCTCATGGTGCCTGTGGCTCGGCTGGCTCTCGCTCGTCGTGACCGCGACCGTCGTGACCGCTGGACTTCTGTCCTGGCGCAGGTTCCACCTCGTCTCGTTCGATCAGTGGGCGGGCGGTCCGCTGCGTTCCTGGTGGTTCCGGTGGGCGGTCTACATGCCGAAACTGCCTGGCTGGCTGCATGCGTGCGGCTTGAGCGTCAAGGACGACACTGTGCCCGTCGACGTGACCGTGACGCTGGTCGGGTGCAAGAAGATCAACCGTGATCAGCAGGAGTCGCGGGTGCACGTTCCGAGGGTGCGGCGGGTGAAGTCGGGGGCCTCCTGGGATGAGGTCCGCGTGGTGCTGGTGCCCGGTCAGAAGCCGGAGGACTTCGACGAGGCCGCTCGCGCCCTGGCCTCAGCGCGGAAGGTTTCGCGGTGTCAGGTGCGGGAGGTGGGGCCGAACGTCGTGTCCCTGGACTTCCAGCGACGTGACTTGCTCGCCGCACCCGTGCAGTGCCCGCCCCTGGACGAGGGCAGGGTGGACCTGCGACGGGTGTGGGCCGGACGGACCGAGTACGGGCAGGACTGGCACCTCCCGTTGTACGGCTCCGGCAGTCACACCCTGGTCGCCGGTGCCTCGGGTGCGGGGAAGAACTCGGTGATGTGGTGCCCGCTGGTCTCGATCGCCCCGGCGATCCGGGATGGCCTCGTGCGAGTGTCGGGAATCGACCCGAAGGGCATGGAGCTGGCCTACGGGCGCGACATCTTCCACCGCTACGCCGTGACTCCGGCCGATGCGCTCGAAGTCCTCAACGACCTCGTGACCGCGATGGACACTCGGAAGCGCGAGTTCGCCGGGCGGGTCCGTGCGGTGCCGGTCAGCACGGACAACCCGCTGGAGCTGGTCGAGTTCGACGAGATCGGGGCGCTGACCAAGTACACCGACCGCAAGACCCGCGAAGCGATCATCGAGAAGGTGGCGCTGCTGACCACGCAGGGCCGGGCACTCGGGTTCACCGTCCGCGGCTACGTGCAGGAACCGACCAAGGAGACCGTTCCCGTCCGGGAGTTGTTCCCGCGCCGTATCTGCCTGCGGGTGACCGCGAAGTCCCACGTCGGCATGGTCCTCGGCGACCAGGCGTACGAGCGGGGCGCGTGGGCGAACCGGATCGGCGAGTCCGAAGCGGGCACCGGCTACGTGTGGGGTGAAGGCATCCGCGAACCCTTGCGCGTCCGCGCCGGGTGGGTGCCCGACGAGACCGTGAAGGCACTGGAAGCGTTCGTGGCCGGTGGCAGCGTGGTGTCCCTGCCGGGCTTCGAGGGCGGTGTTGCGGCATGA
- a CDS encoding Cgl0159 family (beta/alpha)8-fold protein, whose amino-acid sequence MSDKVRAIVDVRVRNPELIAAAAATRARAPSLFGGHGRMMIIAADHPARGANAVGADPLAMADRGELLDRLCVALARPGVTGVLATADILEDLLLLGALEGKTVLGSMNRTGLAGSAFEIDDRFACYDAESLARMRFDGGKMVTRIALDDPHTPGALTDTAHAVNELADRRLIAMIEPFLSRWTGGRITNDLTPEAVIRSITIASGLGRTSAYTWLKLPVVAEMERVLASSTLPAVLLGGEVKDAEVAFAAWQKALSLPTVQGLVVGRSLLYPHDADVAKAVDTAVGLL is encoded by the coding sequence GTGTCTGACAAGGTGCGGGCGATCGTCGACGTACGGGTGCGCAACCCGGAGTTGATCGCGGCCGCGGCGGCCACCCGCGCCAGGGCGCCGTCGCTGTTCGGCGGCCACGGCCGGATGATGATCATCGCTGCCGACCACCCGGCCCGCGGTGCGAACGCCGTCGGCGCCGATCCGCTCGCGATGGCCGACCGCGGCGAGCTGCTGGACCGGTTGTGCGTCGCGCTGGCGCGGCCCGGGGTCACCGGAGTACTGGCCACCGCGGACATCCTCGAAGACCTGCTGCTGCTCGGCGCGCTCGAAGGCAAGACGGTGCTCGGGTCGATGAACCGGACGGGCCTGGCCGGCTCGGCGTTCGAGATCGACGACCGGTTCGCCTGCTACGACGCGGAATCGCTGGCGCGGATGCGCTTCGACGGCGGCAAGATGGTCACCCGGATCGCACTCGACGACCCGCACACGCCCGGCGCGCTCACCGACACCGCGCACGCGGTGAACGAACTGGCCGATCGACGCTTGATCGCGATGATCGAGCCCTTCCTGTCCCGCTGGACCGGCGGGCGGATCACGAACGACCTGACGCCCGAGGCCGTGATCCGGTCCATCACGATCGCCTCCGGTCTCGGCCGCACCTCCGCCTACACCTGGCTGAAACTGCCCGTGGTCGCGGAGATGGAGCGAGTGCTCGCCTCCTCCACGCTGCCCGCGGTGCTGCTGGGCGGCGAGGTGAAGGACGCCGAAGTGGCATTCGCCGCCTGGCAGAAAGCGCTTTCGCTGCCGACCGTGCAGGGGCTGGTGGTGGGACGGTCGTTGCTGTACCCGCATGACGCGGATGTGGCCAAGGCAGTCGACACGGCAGTGGGGTTGCTATGA